A genomic segment from Spongiibacter sp. IMCC21906 encodes:
- the acs gene encoding acetate--CoA ligase, translating into MSEVITHPIFEDFAKNAHINAESYSRLYKQSIEEPESFWAEQANAFLDWDTPWHTVREYDFPKGIAKWFDGGKLNVAYNCIDRHLETRGDQTAIIWEGDDPADSKHISYRQLHEAVCKLANVLKSKGVGPGDRVCIYMPMIPEAAYAMLACARIGAIHSVVFGGFSPEALKDRILNADCKLLITADEGVRAGKNIPLKANADQAMTQCPGIESCLVVKRTGGDIAWQDGRDIWYHEAIADASADCPAESMDSEAPLFILYTSGSTGKPKGVMHTSGGYLLQSAMSHKYVFDYREGEVFWCTADVGWVTGHSYIIYGPLANGATTLMFEGVPTYPDASRCWQVVDKHKVNSFYTAPTAIRALMGAGDEFVNNSSRSSLRLLGTVGEPINPEAWEWYFRVIGNQRCPIVDTWWQTETGAHMLTPLPGATKMKAGAATKPFFGVEPALLDTEGNEVEGPGEGLLVIKQSWPAQIRGVYGDHQRMIDTYFSAYKGYYFTGDGARRDADGDYWITGRVDDVLNISGHRMGTAEVESALVLHDKVAEAAVVGYPHDVKGQGIYAYVTLMHGVAADEALSAELTKLCVQEIGPIAKPDLIQWAPGLPKTRSGKIMRRILRKIAANELDSLGDTSTLADPSVVDELIENRHNR; encoded by the coding sequence ATGAGCGAAGTCATTACCCATCCGATCTTTGAAGATTTTGCTAAAAACGCCCACATTAACGCTGAAAGTTACTCGCGCCTTTACAAGCAATCCATTGAAGAGCCCGAATCCTTCTGGGCCGAACAAGCCAACGCCTTTCTCGACTGGGATACTCCCTGGCATACCGTACGCGAGTACGACTTTCCCAAAGGCATCGCCAAATGGTTTGACGGCGGCAAGCTGAACGTGGCTTATAACTGCATTGACCGCCACTTAGAAACCCGGGGCGATCAAACCGCCATCATCTGGGAAGGCGACGATCCTGCCGACAGTAAACATATCAGCTACCGGCAATTGCACGAGGCCGTGTGCAAGCTTGCCAATGTGCTCAAATCCAAAGGTGTCGGCCCCGGCGACCGGGTTTGCATCTACATGCCGATGATTCCCGAAGCGGCCTACGCCATGTTGGCCTGCGCCCGTATTGGCGCCATACATTCGGTGGTATTTGGCGGTTTCTCACCAGAGGCCCTCAAAGACCGCATTCTTAACGCCGACTGCAAACTGCTGATCACCGCGGACGAAGGCGTAAGAGCGGGCAAAAACATTCCTCTCAAAGCCAATGCCGACCAAGCAATGACCCAGTGTCCCGGCATAGAAAGCTGCTTAGTCGTCAAACGCACCGGCGGTGATATTGCTTGGCAAGATGGCCGAGACATTTGGTATCACGAGGCCATTGCCGACGCCAGCGCCGACTGCCCAGCCGAATCGATGGACAGTGAAGCGCCCTTATTTATTCTGTATACCTCAGGCTCTACCGGCAAGCCCAAGGGTGTCATGCACACCAGCGGCGGTTACTTGCTGCAGTCCGCCATGTCCCACAAATATGTTTTTGATTATCGCGAAGGCGAAGTTTTTTGGTGCACCGCCGATGTCGGCTGGGTCACCGGCCATAGCTATATTATTTATGGCCCCCTGGCCAACGGCGCGACGACATTAATGTTTGAAGGCGTCCCCACCTATCCCGACGCATCTCGTTGCTGGCAAGTGGTAGACAAACACAAGGTTAACTCCTTTTATACCGCACCCACTGCCATCCGTGCATTAATGGGTGCCGGTGACGAGTTTGTGAACAACAGCAGCCGCAGCAGCCTGCGCCTGTTGGGCACGGTTGGCGAACCCATTAATCCAGAAGCCTGGGAATGGTACTTCCGAGTGATTGGCAACCAGCGTTGCCCCATTGTCGATACCTGGTGGCAAACCGAAACGGGTGCACATATGCTCACACCCTTACCCGGCGCCACCAAAATGAAAGCAGGGGCCGCCACCAAACCCTTCTTCGGGGTTGAGCCTGCCTTGCTAGACACCGAAGGCAATGAAGTCGAAGGACCCGGCGAGGGCTTACTGGTTATCAAACAATCTTGGCCCGCGCAAATTCGCGGCGTTTACGGCGATCATCAGCGCATGATCGACACCTACTTTAGCGCTTACAAAGGCTATTACTTCACCGGTGACGGTGCCCGTCGAGATGCCGATGGCGACTATTGGATTACCGGTCGCGTCGACGACGTACTTAACATCTCCGGCCACCGCATGGGCACCGCCGAGGTAGAAAGCGCACTGGTACTGCATGACAAAGTTGCTGAAGCGGCGGTAGTTGGCTACCCCCATGACGTAAAAGGTCAGGGCATTTACGCCTACGTTACCTTGATGCACGGCGTAGCAGCCGACGAGGCATTAAGCGCCGAGCTCACCAAACTCTGCGTTCAAGAGATCGGCCCCATTGCCAAACCCGATTTAATACAGTGGGCGCCGGGGCTGCCAAAAACCCGTTCGGGTAAAATCATGCGCCGAATTTTGAGAAAGATTGCGGCCAACGAGCTAGACAGCTTGGGCGACACATCGACGCTTGCCGACCCGTCAGTGGTCGATGAACTCATTGAGAATCGCCACAATCGCTAA
- the lpxD gene encoding UDP-3-O-(3-hydroxymyristoyl)glucosamine N-acyltransferase, which translates to MGNKTEKSLSELAEYLDAELVGNPDHRISGIADLQCASASELSFINQESYLQHLPQSKTGAVILNSDFADKYAGNKLIVANTYLAYAKVSVLFESLSVLPTGIHPSAVVASSADIDPSAAIGANCVIGEHARIGRGVRIYSGVSIGDRAHIDDNTLIHPNVVIYHGVCIGKNGIIHSGTVIGSDGFGFAPSRDGWKKIHQLGAVIIGNNVEIGSNCSIDRGALGDTIIHDGVIIDNLVHIAHNVKIGKRSAIAGCVGIAGSANIGENCTVAGAVAINGHISIADNSHFHGGTIVTKGNCEPGVFASTAPMQEVKKWRRSSVRYTQLDEMSNRIRQLEKQLTTLLATNSVEN; encoded by the coding sequence ATGGGTAATAAAACTGAAAAAAGCTTGTCAGAATTAGCTGAATACCTCGACGCAGAGCTCGTAGGCAACCCTGATCATCGTATCAGCGGCATCGCTGATCTGCAGTGCGCCTCAGCTTCCGAGCTGTCGTTTATCAATCAAGAATCCTATTTGCAGCATCTACCCCAATCCAAGACTGGCGCCGTCATCCTTAACAGCGATTTTGCCGATAAATACGCCGGTAATAAGTTGATCGTAGCCAATACCTATCTTGCTTACGCCAAGGTCTCAGTTCTGTTTGAATCTCTGTCAGTACTCCCAACAGGCATCCATCCCTCCGCCGTTGTTGCGAGCAGCGCCGACATTGACCCCAGCGCAGCCATTGGCGCCAACTGCGTTATCGGCGAGCATGCCAGAATTGGTCGTGGCGTTCGTATTTACTCTGGGGTATCCATCGGTGATCGAGCCCATATTGACGACAACACCCTGATTCACCCCAATGTCGTTATTTATCATGGTGTCTGCATCGGCAAAAACGGCATCATCCACAGTGGCACCGTCATCGGCTCCGACGGTTTTGGCTTTGCCCCCAGCCGAGATGGCTGGAAAAAAATTCATCAACTTGGCGCAGTCATTATCGGCAACAACGTCGAAATTGGCTCTAACTGCTCGATAGATCGAGGCGCGTTGGGCGACACGATTATTCATGACGGCGTGATTATCGACAATCTTGTTCACATTGCCCACAACGTCAAAATTGGCAAACGCTCAGCCATCGCCGGTTGCGTGGGAATTGCCGGCAGTGCAAACATCGGTGAAAACTGTACTGTGGCAGGCGCAGTCGCAATTAACGGCCACATTAGCATTGCCGATAACAGCCACTTTCATGGCGGCACCATCGTCACCAAGGGCAACTGTGAGCCCGGTGTATTTGCCTCGACAGCCCCCATGCAAGAAGTTAAAAAATGGCGCCGCAGTTCCGTGCGATATACTCAGCTAGATGAAATGTCTAATCGCATCAGGCAACTTGAGAAGCAATTAACGACGCTATTAGCGACAAATTCGGTCGAAAATTAA
- the panD gene encoding aspartate 1-decarboxylase translates to MQSVMLKAKLHKAQVTHAVLDYEGSCAIDGKLLDMAGIREFEQIQIYNVTNGERFTTYAIRGEDHSGIISVNGAAAHKANVDDVIIICAYASYTEAELINFKPRLIYMNPDNTVSHSSNAIPVQVA, encoded by the coding sequence ATGCAGTCTGTCATGCTGAAAGCGAAACTTCACAAAGCCCAAGTTACCCATGCGGTACTGGACTATGAAGGCTCATGTGCAATCGATGGCAAATTACTCGATATGGCGGGAATCCGCGAGTTCGAGCAAATCCAAATTTACAACGTCACCAATGGCGAGCGCTTCACCACCTATGCAATTCGCGGTGAAGATCACTCCGGCATTATTTCTGTTAATGGCGCGGCCGCCCACAAAGCAAACGTGGATGACGTCATCATTATTTGTGCCTATGCCAGCTACACCGAAGCGGAGCTGATTAACTTTAAGCCCCGGCTGATCTACATGAACCCTGACAACACCGTTAGCCATTCCAGTAATGCCATTCCGGTTCAGGTTGCCTAA
- the panC gene encoding pantoate--beta-alanine ligase yields MKTYSTAASLRTALLAAKRAGKSVAFVPTMGNLHEGHLQLVRRARTLADVVVVSIFVNPLQFAASEDLSTYPRTIAADKEKLFAEGTQCLFLPTVDEIYPEGMAVHSKVAVPQLSETHCGESRPGHFNGVTTVVNKLFNIVQPDVAIFGQKDFQQLSIIRKMVSDLCMPIDIVGVPTARAEDGLALSSRNGYLEQTQRQTAPLLHRVLQECRDAIACGYDSYRELEQHAKAMLLEGGFKPDYFSICDARTLREINLDTEEIVILAAAKLGNTRLIDNVTLNVNPSSDWGMLAVN; encoded by the coding sequence ATGAAAACGTACAGCACAGCCGCATCACTCCGTACGGCCCTGCTCGCCGCAAAGCGAGCTGGCAAAAGCGTTGCTTTTGTGCCGACCATGGGCAACCTCCATGAAGGCCATCTTCAACTCGTTCGCCGCGCCCGTACATTGGCCGATGTCGTCGTGGTCAGCATTTTTGTTAACCCTCTGCAATTTGCTGCCAGCGAGGATTTAAGCACGTACCCTAGAACGATTGCCGCTGACAAAGAGAAGCTCTTTGCAGAAGGCACTCAGTGCCTATTCCTTCCCACTGTTGATGAAATTTATCCAGAAGGGATGGCGGTACATAGCAAAGTAGCAGTGCCCCAGCTTTCAGAAACCCATTGCGGCGAAAGTAGGCCTGGACACTTCAACGGTGTCACCACCGTTGTAAACAAGCTGTTTAATATTGTGCAGCCTGACGTAGCCATATTTGGCCAGAAAGATTTCCAACAGCTGAGCATCATCCGTAAAATGGTCAGTGACTTGTGCATGCCAATTGACATTGTAGGTGTGCCCACGGCCAGAGCCGAGGATGGTTTGGCATTAAGCTCTCGCAACGGTTATCTGGAACAGACCCAGCGCCAAACAGCGCCGCTGCTCCACCGAGTGCTGCAAGAATGCCGAGATGCCATTGCCTGCGGCTATGACAGCTACCGAGAACTAGAGCAACACGCCAAGGCGATGCTACTGGAAGGTGGCTTTAAACCAGATTACTTCTCCATCTGCGATGCCCGCACCTTACGGGAAATAAACTTGGATACCGAGGAAATCGTTATCTTAGCCGCAGCGAAACTGGGCAACACGCGTCTTATCGACAATGTTACCCTGAATGTAAATCCCAGCTCCGACTGGGGCATGTTGGCCGTTAACTAA
- the panB gene encoding 3-methyl-2-oxobutanoate hydroxymethyltransferase — protein sequence MSQVTITSLLKKKLNKEPFAVVTCYDAGFATRVEKAGIDAILVGDSLGMVVQGQESTLPVTVQDMAYHTRCVAKGASRPLIITDLPFGSYNSVEDCLRNATALMQAGAEMVKLEGGSWLCDSIVQLNRAGIPVCGHLGLTPQSVNLLGGYRVQGREDEQAEAMLADAKALQAAGASLLVLECVPKTLAARISEALDIPVIGIGAGNQTDAQVLVLHDLLGVTEKTAKFVRNFADGSASVEDALLRYRIAVEDRSFPGDEHTFT from the coding sequence ATGAGCCAAGTGACCATCACCAGTCTGCTAAAAAAGAAGCTCAACAAAGAGCCCTTTGCAGTAGTGACCTGCTACGACGCAGGCTTTGCCACCCGGGTTGAAAAAGCCGGTATCGACGCCATTCTGGTTGGCGACTCACTGGGCATGGTAGTACAAGGACAGGAATCCACCCTGCCCGTAACCGTGCAAGACATGGCTTACCACACCCGCTGCGTCGCTAAGGGCGCATCGCGGCCGCTGATCATTACCGACCTCCCCTTTGGCAGCTATAACAGTGTCGAGGATTGTTTGCGCAATGCCACCGCCCTCATGCAAGCAGGCGCAGAAATGGTCAAGCTGGAAGGTGGTAGCTGGCTTTGCGACAGCATTGTTCAGCTCAATCGCGCAGGTATCCCCGTGTGCGGTCACCTCGGTTTAACCCCCCAATCGGTTAATCTTCTCGGCGGCTACCGGGTACAAGGCAGAGAGGACGAGCAAGCAGAAGCCATGCTGGCAGACGCCAAAGCCTTGCAGGCTGCTGGCGCTTCACTACTCGTGCTTGAATGCGTCCCCAAAACCCTTGCAGCGCGAATCAGTGAAGCCTTAGACATTCCCGTTATCGGCATCGGCGCGGGCAACCAAACAGACGCCCAAGTATTGGTATTACACGACTTGCTTGGCGTTACTGAAAAAACCGCCAAGTTTGTACGCAATTTTGCCGATGGCAGTGCTAGCGTTGAAGATGCTCTACTTCGCTACCGAATCGCTGTAGAAGACCGCAGCTTTCCCGGTGATGAGCACACATTCACCTAA
- a CDS encoding deoxynucleoside kinase, which produces MTNKHLLSEPILGGPQPPRFVAVEGPIGVGKTTLAKKLAHSLGYELLLEKAEENPFLERFYANKAHAALSAQLFFLFQRAQQLSDLRQQDMFEGTYIADFLFEKDALFAELTLDPHELELYRKVYQQVEVDIPRPDLVIYLQAPVNVLQDRIQRRGINFEQSINDRYLENVNEAYSQFFLSYNAAPLVIINATEIDFANNDDEYQKLLAYLLEVRSGRHYFNPTFF; this is translated from the coding sequence ATGACGAATAAGCATCTACTCTCAGAACCCATTCTTGGCGGCCCCCAGCCACCGCGCTTTGTTGCTGTAGAAGGCCCTATTGGGGTAGGGAAAACCACCCTCGCCAAAAAACTAGCCCACTCCCTAGGGTATGAGCTACTACTGGAAAAAGCGGAGGAAAACCCTTTCCTGGAGCGCTTTTATGCCAATAAAGCCCATGCCGCACTATCTGCTCAGCTGTTCTTTTTATTCCAGCGAGCCCAACAGCTAAGCGATTTACGTCAGCAAGATATGTTTGAAGGAACCTACATTGCCGACTTTTTATTTGAAAAAGACGCCCTGTTTGCCGAGCTCACCCTCGACCCTCACGAACTCGAACTCTATCGCAAGGTATATCAACAAGTTGAAGTAGATATACCCCGGCCCGATTTAGTGATCTACCTGCAAGCCCCCGTCAACGTGCTGCAAGACAGAATTCAACGTCGGGGCATCAACTTTGAACAATCTATTAATGATCGTTACCTGGAGAATGTTAACGAGGCTTACAGCCAGTTCTTTCTCTCTTACAATGCCGCCCCACTGGTCATTATCAATGCCACTGAAATTGACTTTGCTAACAATGATGACGAATACCAGAAACTTCTGGCATACCTGCTGGAAGTTCGCAGCGGTCGGCATTATTTTAATCCCACTTTTTTCTGA
- the folK gene encoding 2-amino-4-hydroxy-6-hydroxymethyldihydropteridine diphosphokinase, whose protein sequence is MIPCFIGLGSNLSQPRQQLLRAIDALAALPSCRLDAVSRFYGSKAIGPGAQDDYVNAAAKLSTSLDPHALLTALQGIEQQQGRQRAIRWGARTLDLDLLLYGDARINSHTLTVPHPAIPERPFVLAPLAELDAQAPGIHIGQAVDYLSADKLWLISP, encoded by the coding sequence ATGATTCCGTGTTTTATAGGGCTGGGCAGCAACCTTAGCCAGCCCAGACAACAATTACTCAGGGCAATCGACGCGCTTGCCGCGCTACCCAGCTGCCGGCTCGACGCGGTTTCACGATTTTACGGCTCCAAAGCGATTGGCCCCGGCGCGCAGGACGACTACGTTAACGCCGCAGCCAAATTATCAACATCACTCGACCCCCACGCACTACTGACGGCACTACAGGGGATTGAACAGCAACAGGGTCGCCAGCGAGCCATACGCTGGGGCGCACGCACTTTAGACCTGGATTTACTCCTCTATGGCGACGCCCGTATAAACAGTCATACCTTGACCGTGCCACACCCGGCAATCCCAGAGCGGCCCTTTGTACTCGCCCCACTGGCCGAACTTGACGCTCAAGCACCTGGCATCCATATTGGCCAAGCAGTAGACTACCTGTCAGCTGACAAGCTCTGGCTCATATCACCTTAA
- the pcnB gene encoding polynucleotide adenylyltransferase PcnB: MTSSSVAGLWKKLTKKLPKSNRRTAAREPVIIPRDHHNISRRLISDSALKVMHRLNQSGYDAYLVGGGVRDILLGGQPKDFDVATDATPEQVRGLFRNSRIIGRRFKIVHVRFGREVIEVTTFRGNHSDTGGTVSKQHSARNESGMLLRDNIYGSVTEDAERRDLTINALYYTSKDFCVYDYMGGLQDLNDKLIRVIGDPETRYREDPVRMMRVIRFAAKLNFDIEAATEEPIQRLAPLLRDISPARLFDEVLKLFMAGNGLQTYALLQRYGLFQPLFPATQTMLNKQTPAAEAIIQQGLINTDARIAEGKSVTPAFIYAVILWPLVKSLQAEIAASGVPEIPALHQASERVLHKQQQTVAIPKRFSLPMRDIWELQFRLTKRNGKRAEQLLEHRYFRAGFDFLLLREQAEEIEPELGQWWLAFQESRPELRDAMLKTSSSQEPRKRPRRRRRRPPNAARNPE; encoded by the coding sequence ATGACATCTAGCTCCGTTGCCGGGCTGTGGAAAAAGCTCACCAAGAAACTCCCCAAATCCAATAGGCGCACTGCCGCAAGGGAGCCCGTGATAATCCCCAGGGATCATCACAACATATCCCGTCGACTTATTAGCGATAGCGCGCTAAAAGTCATGCACCGGCTGAACCAGTCTGGCTATGACGCCTACCTTGTTGGCGGCGGCGTGAGAGACATTTTGCTCGGCGGCCAACCCAAAGACTTCGACGTCGCCACCGATGCCACCCCCGAGCAAGTGCGCGGCCTGTTTCGCAACAGCCGCATCATTGGCAGGCGCTTCAAGATTGTCCATGTGCGTTTTGGCAGAGAAGTGATAGAGGTCACCACTTTCCGAGGTAATCATAGCGACACCGGCGGAACAGTCAGCAAGCAACATTCTGCTCGCAACGAAAGTGGAATGCTGCTGCGAGACAATATCTATGGTTCGGTTACTGAAGACGCTGAGCGCAGAGACCTCACCATTAACGCCCTGTACTACACCAGCAAAGACTTTTGTGTGTACGATTATATGGGCGGCCTGCAAGACCTGAACGATAAACTTATCCGGGTTATTGGCGACCCCGAAACTCGTTACCGCGAAGACCCAGTAAGAATGATGCGGGTTATACGTTTTGCGGCAAAACTGAATTTTGATATTGAAGCCGCTACCGAAGAACCAATTCAACGACTGGCACCGCTGCTCAGAGACATCTCCCCCGCGAGATTATTTGACGAAGTCTTGAAATTATTTATGGCTGGGAATGGCCTGCAAACCTATGCCTTATTACAGCGCTATGGTTTATTTCAACCCTTGTTTCCTGCCACCCAGACCATGTTAAACAAGCAAACCCCCGCGGCAGAAGCCATTATCCAACAGGGCTTGATTAACACCGATGCGCGAATTGCCGAAGGCAAATCCGTCACCCCGGCTTTTATTTACGCCGTGATCCTTTGGCCCTTGGTGAAATCACTGCAAGCTGAAATCGCCGCTTCTGGTGTGCCCGAAATCCCTGCACTGCATCAAGCCTCTGAGCGCGTTCTGCACAAGCAACAACAAACTGTGGCGATTCCCAAGCGGTTTTCCCTGCCAATGCGCGACATTTGGGAACTGCAGTTCCGGCTCACCAAACGCAACGGCAAACGCGCAGAACAACTACTGGAGCACCGTTACTTTCGCGCTGGTTTTGATTTCCTTCTGCTAAGAGAACAGGCCGAAGAGATTGAACCCGAACTCGGGCAATGGTGGCTGGCTTTTCAGGAAAGCCGTCCCGAATTACGCGACGCTATGCTCAAAACCAGCAGCAGCCAAGAACCGCGAAAACGTCCTCGCAGACGCCGTCGCAGACCACCCAATGCGGCCCGCAACCCGGAATGA
- a CDS encoding sigma-54 dependent transcriptional regulator, which yields MARIMIVEDEDVIRLALRRLLEHNGYAVDVATSVKEALASQQVNNYDLIISDLRLPGANGTDIINKTESPVLIMTSYASLKSAVDTMKMGAIDYIAKPFDHDEMLETVARIIQTNSENNPPHKTGTNRQGKAVANANGMIGNCQAIRQVYERIERVAPTNATVLIHGETGTGKELVARAIHAQSDRAGKAIVCVNCAAIPETLIESELFGYEKGAFTGANSNRIGLIEAADGGTLFLDEIGELPLEAQARLLRFIQEDEIRRIGAVESSKVNVRLICATHRNLKEMAHAGHFREDLYYRINVMKLELPPLRERGKDILEIAETMLRSRCEAMGKPAMHFSPKTIQAITTYVWPGNIRELENAVERAVILCDGDEIDNELLDIDLELVDINQIRGRQADPASRQTRDANKKDTGRNKTSAGRTADPSEDLSLEDYFQHFVLEHQDSMSETELAQKLGVSRKCLWERRQRLGIPRKKASTRSGS from the coding sequence ATGGCACGAATAATGATCGTCGAAGATGAAGATGTCATCCGCTTGGCATTGCGACGGTTATTGGAGCACAACGGCTACGCAGTCGATGTAGCCACCTCCGTCAAAGAAGCCCTCGCCTCCCAGCAAGTCAACAATTACGATTTAATTATCAGCGACTTAAGACTGCCCGGCGCCAACGGCACTGACATTATCAACAAAACCGAGTCGCCGGTGTTGATAATGACCAGCTACGCCAGCCTGAAGTCCGCCGTTGATACCATGAAGATGGGTGCCATCGACTATATCGCCAAGCCTTTCGACCACGATGAAATGCTAGAAACCGTCGCCCGCATTATTCAAACCAATAGCGAGAACAATCCTCCCCATAAAACCGGAACAAACCGACAGGGGAAAGCAGTCGCCAATGCCAATGGCATGATCGGCAACTGCCAAGCCATACGCCAGGTGTATGAGCGCATTGAACGTGTCGCCCCAACTAACGCCACCGTTCTGATTCATGGTGAAACAGGAACGGGCAAAGAATTAGTCGCCCGGGCTATTCATGCCCAAAGCGACCGAGCAGGCAAAGCCATCGTTTGCGTCAATTGCGCTGCCATTCCAGAAACCCTTATCGAATCAGAGCTGTTCGGTTATGAGAAAGGCGCCTTTACCGGCGCCAACAGCAATCGAATCGGCTTAATAGAAGCCGCCGACGGCGGCACCTTGTTTCTGGATGAAATTGGCGAGCTTCCCCTTGAGGCCCAAGCCCGATTACTGCGTTTCATCCAAGAAGACGAGATTCGCCGCATCGGTGCAGTCGAATCCAGCAAGGTTAATGTGCGACTGATTTGCGCCACTCACCGCAACCTGAAAGAAATGGCTCACGCTGGCCACTTTAGAGAAGACCTTTATTACCGTATTAATGTCATGAAATTAGAGCTGCCGCCCCTGAGAGAGCGCGGTAAGGATATTTTAGAAATTGCTGAAACCATGTTACGCAGTCGTTGTGAAGCCATGGGCAAACCGGCCATGCACTTCAGCCCCAAAACTATCCAGGCGATTACAACCTATGTATGGCCGGGAAATATTCGCGAGTTAGAGAATGCCGTAGAGCGTGCGGTTATTCTCTGTGACGGCGACGAAATCGACAACGAGTTACTCGACATCGACCTAGAACTGGTCGACATCAACCAAATTCGCGGTAGACAAGCAGATCCCGCATCCCGCCAAACCAGAGATGCCAACAAAAAAGATACCGGCCGAAACAAGACCTCCGCAGGACGAACCGCCGACCCCAGCGAAGATCTGTCACTAGAAGACTATTTCCAACACTTTGTACTTGAACATCAAGACTCCATGAGCGAAACCGAACTCGCGCAAAAACTGGGGGTCAGTAGAAAGTGCCTGTGGGAACGTCGGCAACGACTAGGCATCCCACGTAAAAAGGCCAGCACCCGCTCAGGTAGCTAA